From Bordetella flabilis, the proteins below share one genomic window:
- a CDS encoding FadR/GntR family transcriptional regulator, with protein sequence MSKPRFSMLPIKRTDIFQEVCQQLENLLNSGQFQIGDKLPSERELSESFSVSRSSIRQALKVLEAAGRIETRVGSGTYFVEKQAVASSGDNLNALLAQGVSKEFMQQLIAARTAVERAVFEAYSIKANKGSIRALKELIDENAQDKTAKDEFEENAGLDLSFEAKVAELAGNPILSAMQRQIHQLWTQAWRIYGFVPESRDTLHQEHCAIIEALASKNTPRVIDLVVQHVDKEVL encoded by the coding sequence ATGAGCAAGCCCCGTTTTTCAATGCTTCCCATAAAGCGCACAGACATCTTCCAGGAGGTCTGCCAGCAGCTCGAAAACTTGCTTAATAGCGGCCAATTCCAGATCGGCGACAAACTGCCCTCCGAACGCGAACTGTCCGAGAGCTTTTCCGTGAGCCGTTCATCGATCCGCCAGGCGCTGAAGGTGCTGGAAGCGGCGGGACGCATCGAGACCCGTGTCGGCAGCGGTACCTACTTCGTCGAAAAACAGGCGGTTGCCAGCAGCGGCGACAACCTGAATGCGCTGCTGGCGCAGGGCGTGAGCAAGGAGTTCATGCAGCAGTTGATCGCGGCGCGCACGGCCGTCGAGCGCGCCGTGTTCGAGGCGTATTCCATCAAGGCCAACAAAGGCAGCATCCGGGCCTTGAAAGAACTGATCGACGAGAACGCCCAGGACAAGACAGCGAAGGACGAGTTCGAGGAAAATGCGGGGCTGGACCTGAGCTTCGAGGCCAAGGTCGCCGAGCTGGCCGGCAATCCCATCCTTTCCGCCATGCAGCGGCAGATCCATCAGCTATGGACACAGGCTTGGAGAATCTACGGCTTTGTGCCGGAAAGCCGTGACACGCTGCACCAGGAGCACTGCGCGATCATTGAAGCGCTGGCATCGAAGAACACGCCGCGTGTTATCGACTTGGTAGTCCAGCACGTGGACAAGGAAGTCCTGTAG
- a CDS encoding dihydroxy-acid dehydratase → MYRSNFEPGSTRWAVRRSQWRSMGIREEDMDKPKIAIINTSNKLSCCYVHLDAISALVQQAIRDAGGLAFEVRTVAPSDFVTSAGKKARYLMPTRDLMVNEVECMMEGAVLDGMICLSSCDKTTPAHLMAAARLDVPSLLLTCGYQIGGKCSNEKFEDQFFDIDDVYEQIGALATRTITLKDLTDMTDVAIQSPGVCAGLGTANSMHIVAEAMGMTLPGNSPIWANGRRLNEYAQAAGRQIVELTRHGVSARKIITEEAIRNAVMMVLAVGGSVNTVRHIAAIATEAELALDVVKLYEEYGKTIKLLTAVRPNGPFRTEDLEAAGGTPAVMSELREHLYLDALTVTRQTIGENIRNAAVKDGKIIRSLANPVSQRPGVGILRGNLAPNGAIVKLSAVPGERAGFSGPANIYEGEDEAIAALGEGKINKGDVIVLRNMGPSGGPGTVFACSFVAALNGAGIAEYVAVVTDGELSGLNRGIIVGQLMPESAAGGPLAVVRQGETIHIDFVNRKIDMDVPHEEIARRLGEWKPRELELGGGNSTYLLQYAQLVQPIEQGAVLGKRKVHAHTS, encoded by the coding sequence ATGTACAGAAGCAACTTCGAACCCGGCTCCACCCGCTGGGCGGTGCGGCGCAGCCAGTGGCGCAGCATGGGTATCCGTGAGGAGGACATGGACAAACCCAAGATCGCCATCATCAACACCTCAAACAAGCTGTCCTGCTGTTACGTCCACCTGGACGCCATCAGCGCCCTGGTCCAGCAAGCCATCCGCGATGCCGGCGGGCTGGCCTTCGAAGTACGCACCGTTGCCCCCAGCGATTTCGTCACCAGCGCAGGCAAGAAAGCGCGCTACCTCATGCCCACCCGCGACCTGATGGTTAATGAGGTGGAATGCATGATGGAAGGCGCGGTGCTGGACGGCATGATCTGCCTGTCTTCCTGCGACAAGACCACGCCCGCCCACCTGATGGCCGCCGCGCGCCTGGACGTCCCTTCCCTGCTCCTGACCTGTGGCTACCAGATCGGCGGCAAGTGCTCCAACGAGAAGTTCGAGGATCAGTTCTTCGACATCGACGACGTCTATGAGCAGATCGGCGCGTTGGCGACCCGTACGATCACGCTCAAGGACCTCACCGACATGACCGATGTGGCGATCCAGTCGCCCGGCGTCTGCGCTGGCCTTGGAACCGCGAACTCCATGCATATCGTCGCGGAGGCCATGGGCATGACCCTGCCAGGCAACTCGCCCATCTGGGCAAATGGCCGCCGGCTGAACGAGTACGCACAAGCCGCCGGCCGCCAGATCGTCGAACTGACGCGCCACGGCGTCTCGGCGCGCAAAATCATTACCGAAGAAGCCATCCGCAATGCCGTCATGATGGTGCTGGCCGTCGGCGGCTCGGTCAACACGGTGCGCCACATTGCCGCCATCGCCACCGAAGCCGAACTCGCGCTGGACGTGGTGAAGCTGTACGAGGAGTACGGCAAGACCATCAAGCTGCTGACGGCCGTGCGTCCCAATGGTCCTTTCCGCACCGAAGACCTGGAAGCGGCCGGTGGCACACCTGCCGTCATGAGCGAGTTGCGCGAACATCTATATCTCGATGCGCTCACCGTCACGCGCCAGACCATCGGCGAAAACATCCGCAATGCAGCCGTCAAGGACGGCAAGATCATCCGGTCGCTGGCGAATCCGGTCAGCCAGCGGCCCGGCGTCGGTATTCTGCGCGGCAACCTCGCGCCCAACGGCGCAATCGTGAAATTGTCAGCCGTACCGGGCGAACGGGCCGGGTTTTCCGGCCCCGCCAATATCTACGAAGGCGAGGACGAAGCCATTGCGGCGCTCGGCGAAGGAAAAATCAACAAGGGCGACGTGATCGTGCTGCGCAATATGGGTCCCAGTGGCGGACCGGGCACCGTGTTCGCGTGCAGCTTTGTGGCGGCCTTGAATGGCGCCGGTATCGCCGAATACGTGGCCGTCGTCACCGACGGCGAGCTATCCGGATTGAACCGGGGGATCATCGTCGGCCAGTTGATGCCGGAATCGGCAGCCGGGGGTCCGCTTGCCGTGGTCAGGCAGGGCGAGACCATCCATATCGACTTCGTCAATCGCAAGATCGACATGGATGTGCCGCACGAGGAGATCGCCCGCCGCCTGGGCGAATGGAAGCCTCGCGAACTCGAATTGGGCGGCGGCAACAGTACCTATCTTCTGCAGTATGCCCAACTGGTGCAGCCCATCGAACAGGGCGCGGTGCTGGGCAAACGCAAAGTGCACGCGCACACATCTTGA
- a CDS encoding MFS transporter codes for MSTQTAAQKSRKAGLAAFIGTVLEWYDFIIYGTAAAIVLNKVFFPNSDPLVGTLAAFATYAVGFLARPLGGLFLGYLGDKVGRKTVLVLTLFLMGGATTAIGLLPGYDSIGLWAPALLVLMRLIQGFGAGGEYAGAVVLSVEHAQKGKRGAAGAWAPLGFAAATLLANAVFFFFLNVLSEAQFMAWGWRIPFLLGAACVLVGYLIRRNIEEPPAFEKSQQALKTKKIGLLSAIKHHPRSFFIVIGSRMGENGFAYLYPVFCVSYMVTTLKMEKSTALWAVIIASAIQLLTIPFYGALSDRIGRKKVYLAGIIFSVLWLAPFFMLLDMHAFWAVALGFAVGLGIAYPAMLSPQAAWYAELFDTEFRLAGFAFSRELGSLLAGGLAPFIATALYTYYQHWWPIVVYMGGMGVLTLIALALGPETVHKNID; via the coding sequence ATGTCCACGCAGACAGCGGCACAGAAGTCCAGGAAAGCGGGTCTGGCAGCATTCATCGGCACCGTCCTGGAATGGTACGACTTCATCATTTATGGCACCGCGGCGGCCATCGTACTGAACAAGGTTTTCTTTCCGAACAGCGATCCGCTGGTCGGCACACTGGCCGCTTTCGCCACCTATGCGGTGGGATTTCTGGCCCGTCCACTGGGCGGGCTGTTTCTCGGTTACCTGGGCGACAAGGTCGGCAGAAAAACCGTGCTGGTGCTGACACTGTTCCTGATGGGCGGCGCGACCACCGCCATCGGCCTGCTACCCGGCTACGACAGCATCGGCCTGTGGGCGCCGGCCTTGCTGGTGCTGATGCGCTTGATCCAGGGGTTCGGCGCGGGCGGCGAATACGCCGGCGCCGTGGTGTTGTCGGTGGAGCACGCGCAGAAAGGCAAGCGCGGCGCGGCCGGCGCCTGGGCGCCGCTGGGCTTTGCCGCGGCCACGCTGCTGGCCAACGCGGTGTTCTTCTTCTTCCTGAACGTGCTCAGCGAAGCGCAATTCATGGCCTGGGGATGGCGCATTCCGTTCCTGCTCGGCGCCGCCTGCGTGCTGGTGGGCTACCTTATCAGGCGCAACATCGAGGAGCCGCCGGCCTTCGAGAAATCGCAGCAGGCGCTGAAGACAAAGAAGATCGGTCTGCTCTCGGCGATCAAGCATCACCCGCGCAGCTTCTTCATCGTCATCGGCTCGCGCATGGGAGAGAACGGCTTCGCCTATCTCTACCCGGTATTTTGCGTGTCCTATATGGTGACTACGCTCAAGATGGAGAAGTCGACGGCATTGTGGGCCGTCATCATTGCATCGGCCATCCAGCTGTTGACCATTCCGTTCTACGGCGCGTTGTCCGATCGCATCGGTCGCAAGAAGGTCTACCTGGCCGGCATCATTTTCTCGGTGCTATGGCTGGCGCCCTTCTTCATGCTGCTGGACATGCATGCCTTCTGGGCGGTGGCCCTGGGCTTCGCGGTCGGCCTGGGTATAGCGTACCCGGCCATGCTGTCGCCACAGGCTGCCTGGTACGCGGAGCTCTTCGACACCGAATTCCGCCTGGCCGGCTTCGCCTTCTCGCGAGAATTGGGATCGCTGTTGGCCGGCGGCCTGGCGCCCTTTATCGCAACGGCGCTCTATACCTATTATCAACATTGGTGGCCTATCGTCGTCTACATGGGCGGCATGGGTGTCCTGACGCTGATCGCGCTTGCACTGGGGCCTGAAACCGTGCACAAGAACATAGATTGA
- a CDS encoding gluconate:H+ symporter — translation MNAATALTSHDIQVLIVAAVGIGILVLLIVWLKLHAFIALTIGALFVGVGSGIPLEKVASSYEAGVGSVLGYVGVLIALGAMLGKLLADSGGADQLVDRILRGRPATLPWKMALVASIIGIPMFFEIGLVLLIPVVMLAVHRSKGPAMRLGIPALAGLSVLHGFIPPHPGPLAAIAILHADVGMTLALGLLIAIPTVIVGGPMFGVLAARMVPIGAAGAGFAVTSGEEAAEGAADEQDAKPRRSPTFAWTLITLLSPIVLMLLKAAADIWLDKGSPLRHILDFIGDPVFALLVAVLMAMFTFGRAVGFSMPVLSKKISNSLLPVVGVMLIVGAGGGFKQALVDGGTGSAIAKIALAAGLSTLVLGWIVAVLIRLATGSATVATVTAAGIVAPLATNLPPGQLSLVVLAIGAGSLFFSHVNDAGFWLVKEYFGLTIGQTIKTWSLMETVLAVMGLVLTLGLSVVI, via the coding sequence ATGAATGCAGCGACCGCGTTGACCTCCCACGATATCCAGGTGCTTATCGTGGCGGCCGTCGGCATTGGCATCCTGGTCCTGCTGATCGTCTGGCTGAAGCTGCATGCCTTCATCGCGCTGACCATCGGCGCGCTTTTTGTCGGGGTGGGCTCCGGAATCCCCTTGGAGAAAGTCGCGTCATCCTATGAAGCCGGCGTCGGCAGTGTGCTCGGCTATGTCGGCGTGCTGATCGCGCTGGGCGCCATGCTCGGCAAGCTGCTGGCCGACTCCGGCGGGGCGGATCAACTGGTGGACCGCATCCTGCGCGGACGTCCCGCCACCCTGCCCTGGAAGATGGCGCTGGTGGCCAGCATCATCGGCATCCCGATGTTCTTCGAGATCGGCCTCGTCCTGCTGATTCCTGTCGTCATGCTGGCCGTGCACCGGTCCAAGGGACCGGCCATGCGGCTGGGCATTCCCGCCTTGGCGGGACTGTCGGTGCTGCATGGCTTCATTCCGCCACATCCGGGCCCGCTCGCCGCCATCGCCATCCTGCACGCGGATGTCGGCATGACCTTGGCGCTGGGACTGCTCATCGCCATCCCGACCGTGATCGTCGGCGGCCCCATGTTCGGTGTTCTCGCAGCGCGCATGGTGCCCATAGGCGCCGCCGGCGCGGGCTTCGCCGTTACCTCGGGCGAGGAAGCGGCCGAAGGCGCCGCGGACGAACAGGACGCCAAGCCACGCCGCAGCCCGACGTTCGCGTGGACCCTGATTACGCTGCTGTCGCCGATCGTGCTGATGCTGCTCAAGGCGGCCGCCGATATCTGGCTGGACAAGGGCTCCCCGCTGCGCCACATCCTGGACTTCATCGGCGATCCGGTCTTCGCCCTGCTGGTCGCCGTGCTGATGGCCATGTTTACCTTCGGCAGGGCGGTCGGGTTCTCCATGCCGGTGCTGTCCAAGAAAATCAGCAACAGCCTGCTGCCGGTAGTCGGCGTCATGCTGATCGTCGGCGCCGGCGGCGGCTTCAAGCAGGCGCTGGTCGATGGCGGCACGGGTAGCGCCATCGCGAAGATCGCGCTGGCGGCCGGGCTGTCCACGCTGGTGCTCGGCTGGATCGTGGCGGTGTTGATCCGCCTCGCCACAGGATCCGCGACGGTGGCGACCGTCACCGCGGCCGGCATCGTGGCTCCCCTGGCCACCAACCTGCCCCCCGGCCAGTTGTCCCTGGTCGTGCTCGCCATCGGGGCAGGCTCTTTGTTCTTTTCCCACGTGAACGACGCCGGGTTCTGGCTGGTGAAGGAGTATTTCGGCCTGACCATCGGCCAGACGATCAAGACGTGGTCGCTGATGGAAACCGTGCTGGCGGTGATGGGGCTGGTGCTGACCTTGGGGTTGTCGGTGGTGATTTGA